Proteins encoded together in one Gemmatimonadetes bacterium T265 window:
- the hemH gene encoding ferrochelatase, whose amino-acid sequence MKTALLLLAYGTPETPEFVVPYYTHIRGGRPPSPEKVDDLRRRYEAVGGRTPLTRLTNAVREAVAAGLAARGLDVPVHVGMKHWTPWIADAVAQMAADGVERVVCVVLAPHYSRFSVGGYERYLFEGMRKHDVEFAVDFVEQWYDHPGFVETMATVVRDQLARWPASERDDVTVVFSAHSLPERIRTWGDAYEAQLESSARLVAARAGLAGYRRAWQSAGATGEPWIGPDILDFLPQLRDEGVRDVLQVPIGFVCDHLEILYDLDIEAKHKAEALGITYRRTELPNVRPDFVAALVDVAARAVAGENTVRVDAPPPTTRSRAELAAGASPIHAEGVATRQNAEPPRAEAPRAEPAASAAA is encoded by the coding sequence ATGAAGACCGCGCTCCTCCTGCTCGCCTACGGTACGCCCGAGACGCCCGAGTTCGTCGTGCCGTACTACACGCACATCCGCGGCGGGCGCCCCCCGTCGCCGGAAAAGGTCGACGACCTGCGCCGCCGCTACGAGGCGGTCGGCGGCCGCACCCCGCTCACGCGCCTCACGAACGCGGTGCGCGAGGCGGTCGCGGCCGGGCTCGCCGCGCGCGGGCTCGACGTGCCGGTCCACGTCGGGATGAAGCACTGGACGCCGTGGATCGCCGACGCGGTCGCCCAGATGGCCGCCGACGGCGTCGAGCGCGTCGTCTGCGTCGTGCTCGCACCGCACTACTCGCGCTTCTCCGTCGGCGGCTACGAGCGCTACCTGTTCGAAGGCATGCGCAAGCACGACGTCGAGTTCGCGGTCGACTTCGTCGAACAGTGGTACGACCACCCCGGCTTCGTCGAGACGATGGCCACCGTGGTGCGCGACCAGCTCGCGCGGTGGCCGGCGTCGGAGCGCGACGACGTCACCGTCGTCTTCTCCGCGCACTCGCTCCCCGAACGCATCCGCACCTGGGGCGACGCGTACGAGGCGCAGCTCGAGAGCAGCGCGCGCCTCGTCGCCGCGCGCGCGGGCCTCGCGGGCTACCGCCGGGCGTGGCAAAGCGCCGGCGCCACGGGCGAGCCGTGGATCGGCCCCGACATCCTCGACTTCCTCCCGCAGCTGCGCGACGAGGGCGTCCGCGACGTCCTCCAGGTCCCGATCGGCTTCGTCTGCGACCACCTCGAAATCCTCTACGACCTCGACATCGAGGCGAAGCACAAGGCCGAGGCGCTCGGGATCACCTACCGCCGCACCGAGCTGCCCAACGTGCGCCCCGACTTCGTCGCCGCGCTCGTCGACGTCGCCGCGCGCGCGGTCGCGGGGGAGAACACGGTCCGCGTCGACGCCCCGCCCCCGACCACGCGCAGCCGCGCCGAACTGGCCGCGGGCGCGTCGCCGATCCACGCCGAAGGCGTGGCAACACGCCAGAACGCCGAGCCGCCGCGCGCGGAAGCGCCGCGCGCCGAGCCGGCCGCGAGCGCGGCGGCATGA
- the hemE gene encoding uroporphyrinogen decarboxylase — protein sequence MTTTTPATLAAPRAGALPGPFLRAAHGFPVDRTPVWFMRQAGRTLPEYRKVRERYTLLEICGIPDVCADVTLQPMRRLPLDAAVMFGDIMLPLVGVGVDLDIVEKVGPVIARPVRTMADVARIRPLDAEADVPAVIEAVRLVRRELEPHRAVLGFAGAPFTLASYLIEGRPTRDFVHTKALMLGAPDVWDALMNRLVDVVVAFLKANRAAGADALQLFDSWVGALSAVDYARHVRPYTQRIFAELRELGVPLVHFGTGTAHLLEMMKDDGGTVIGLDWRVPLDEAWARVGHHLGVQGNLDPATLSAPLDVVEAETRDILDRAGGRPGHVFNLGHGLLPNTPLAAIERVVEVVHAHRPQPARPAAAAPHGSPTS from the coding sequence GTGACGACCACGACCCCTGCCACGCTCGCCGCCCCGCGGGCCGGCGCCCTCCCGGGTCCCTTCCTGCGCGCCGCGCACGGGTTCCCGGTCGACCGTACGCCCGTCTGGTTCATGCGCCAGGCGGGGCGCACCCTGCCGGAGTACCGCAAGGTGCGCGAGCGCTACACGCTGCTCGAGATCTGCGGCATCCCCGACGTCTGCGCGGACGTCACGCTCCAGCCGATGCGCCGCCTCCCCCTCGACGCGGCGGTGATGTTCGGCGACATCATGCTCCCGCTCGTCGGGGTCGGCGTCGACCTCGACATCGTCGAGAAGGTCGGCCCCGTGATCGCGCGCCCGGTGCGCACGATGGCCGACGTCGCGCGCATCCGCCCGCTCGACGCCGAGGCCGACGTCCCGGCGGTGATCGAGGCGGTGCGCCTCGTGCGCCGCGAGCTGGAGCCGCACCGCGCCGTCCTGGGCTTCGCCGGCGCGCCCTTCACCCTCGCCTCGTACCTCATCGAGGGAAGGCCGACGCGCGACTTCGTCCACACCAAGGCGTTGATGTTAGGCGCCCCCGACGTGTGGGACGCGCTCATGAACCGGCTGGTCGACGTCGTCGTCGCGTTCCTCAAGGCGAACCGGGCCGCCGGCGCCGACGCGTTGCAGCTCTTCGATAGCTGGGTCGGCGCGCTCTCGGCGGTCGACTACGCACGCCACGTCCGGCCCTACACGCAGCGCATCTTCGCCGAGCTGCGGGAACTCGGCGTGCCGCTCGTGCATTTTGGTACGGGCACGGCGCACCTGCTCGAGATGATGAAGGACGACGGCGGCACGGTGATCGGCCTCGACTGGCGCGTCCCGCTCGACGAGGCGTGGGCGCGCGTCGGCCACCACCTGGGCGTGCAGGGTAACCTCGACCCGGCCACGCTCTCCGCGCCGCTCGACGTCGTCGAGGCGGAGACGCGCGACATCCTCGACCGCGCCGGCGGCCGCCCGGGGCACGTATTCAACCTCGGCCACGGCCTCCTGCCTAACACCCCGCTCGCCGCGATCGAGCGCGTCGTCGAGGTCGTCCACGCGCACCGGCCACAACCCGCCCGCCCCGCGGCCGCCGCGCCACACGGGTCGCCTACCTCATGA